In Brevibacterium pigmentatum, the sequence GTCTTCAACTATGACGGGCAGATCGTGTCGTCCGGCCAGCTCGAGCACGAGCAGATCTTCCCTCGCGCCGGCTGGGTCGAGCACGACCCGGTTGAGATCATCAAGAACACGAACGAGGCGATCGGCCAGGCTCTCACCCGGGCGAACATCAACCGCCACCAGCTCGAAGGCGTGGGCATCACCAACCAGCGTGAGACCACCGTGATCTGGAACAAGAACACCGGCGAACCCGTCTACAACGCCATCGTGTGGCAGGATGCCCGAACCCAGAAGGTCTGCGACGAACTCGCCGGGGACGATGGACCGGACAAATACAAGGACCGGGTGGGTCTGCCGCTGGCCACCTACTTCGCCGGACCGAAGGCCAAGTGGATCTTCGACAACGTCGACGGGGTCAAGGAAGCCGCCGCGGCCGGGGACCTGCTCTTCGGCACCATGGACACCTGGGTGATCTGGAACCTCACCGGCGGAGTCAACGGCGGAATCCACGTCACCGACGTCACGAACGCCTCGCGGACGATGCTGATGAACATCGACACGCTCGACTGGAACCCCGATATCGCGGCCGATATGGGCATCCCCGTCGAGATGCTGCCCGAGATCAGGTCCTGCTCGGAGATCTACGGCTACGGGGCGAAGAACGGGCTCATCATCGACACCCCGATCTGCGGCATCCTCGGTGATCAGCAGGCGGCGACGTTCGGTCAGGCGTGCTTCGAGAAGGGGCAGGCGAAGAACACCTACGGCACCGGCAACTTCATGCTCATCAACACCGGCAATGAGCCGGTGGCCAGCAAGAACGGGCTGCTCACCACGGTCGCGTACAAGATCGGCGAGGACGAAGCCGTCTACGCACTCGAAGGATCGGTGGCCGTGACCGGTTCGCTCGTGCAGTGGCTGCGCGACAACTTCGGCATCATCAACGACGCTCCCGAGGTCGAGACCCTGGCCAAGCAGGTCGACGACAACGGCGGCTGCTATATCGTGCCCGCGTTCTCCGGACTCTTCGCCCCGCACTGGGAGTCCGATGCCCGCGGTGTGATGGTGGGTCTGACCCGGTATGTGAACAAGAACCACATCGCCCGTGCCGCCCTGGAATCCGTGGCCTTCCAGTCACGCGAGGTCCTCGACTCGATGAACCTCGACTCCGGTGTCGAGCTCACCGAGCTCAAGGTCGACGGAGGCATGGTCGCGAACGAGACTCTCATGCAGTTCCAGGCCGACCTCCTCGGCGTGCCCGTCATCCGACCCGAGGTCATCGAGACCACGGCGCTGGGTGCGGCGTACGCGGCGGGCATCGCCGTGAAGTTCTGGAACGGTGAGGAGGACGTGCGGAAGAACTGGCGCGAGGACAAGCGCTGGAATCCGTCGATGGACGACGAGACCGTCGACCGCCTCTACCGCCTCTGGAACAAGGCCGTCGAACGCTCCAAGGGATGGGTCGACGAGGACACCGAAACCCTCTACGGCTGAATTACTACCTGACGGCGGCCCAGCAACCTTGCGCGAGGTTGCTGGGCCGCCGTCAGGTAGTTCTGGGGCGGGGAGTCCGCGTTAAACTGGACGTGATGAGCAAAAAGTCGAAGTCCCAGCGGAAGGTGTTGACCACCAAGAATTCTGCGCGCTCGAATTCGAAGCGCCACAAGGAGTACTTCGACAAACACGACGTCTATGAGAAGGACGCCCATCACGTCTCCGAGAATCGGATCAGACTCGGACTCTCCAGCTCCTCCGTCTCACCCATGACCGTCGAGGAGACCTTCACGCAGGCGGCCAAACACGGCTACGACGGTGTCGAGATCATGGTCACCCACAACACCGAGACCCGCGACGTCGACCTCATCAACGGACTCGCCCGCGACACCGGACTCGACGTCATCTCCCTGCACGCTCCGACCCTGCTGTTCCTGCCGCGGGTCCTGCACAAAGACCATTGGGAGAAGCTGCGGATCACCGCGAATCTCGCCAAAGAAGTCAACGCCGACACCGTCGTTCTCCACCCGCCGTTCCGGTGGCAGGGCGAATACGCCCTCGGCTTCGTCGACGGCGTCCGACAGGTCGCTCAAGAGACCGGTGTGAAACTGGCCGTGGAGAACATGTACCCCTGGCGGGCCGGCCTGCGCGAGATCCAGGTCTACTACCCCGACTGGAACCCCCTCGACGAGGACTACGACGCCCTCACCTTCGACTTCTCCCACGCCTCCACCGCCGGAATGAACGCCCTGGAGACGGTGGGCGAGATCTTCGACCAGCTCCGTCACGTCCACCTCACCGACGGTGCCGGCTCGCTCAAGGACGAACACCTCGTTCCCGGCGAAGGCACCATGCCCGTCGCCGAGACCCTGCAGTACCTGGCCAAACACAACTGGCAGGGCGACGTCGTCGTCGAGGTCAACACCCGATTCGTCCGCAAACAGTCGTCTCGCGAGAAGATGCTCGCCGACTCCATCGCCTTCGCTCGTGAGCACTTAGGCCTCGACGAGGATGTTCCCCGACGCAACGCTCACAGCCATACCCGCACCTCTGAGAGCAGGTCCGCGCGATCCGGCAGTGCCGACGACGAGAGCTGACCCCGCAGTCGACAGCGAAGTCGCGATTCCATCCGTCCGACCTCGCACCGGCACGCCCGAACGCACGGACACCCACCGACCACCACACCCAACAGATCGAAAGGCTGACGCGCTTTGACCACAATCGCCTCCATCGGAACCGGCAACATGGGCACGGCCCTGATCCAGGGAATCCTCGCTGCCGACGCGGGCATCACCGTCCGCGCGACGACGAATTCGACCGCCTCGGCGCAGCGACTCCGCGAGGCTCTGCCGACTGCCACGGTCACCTCGGTGGAGGACGATGCCGATGCGAACGGAAAAGCCGTGTCCGGAGCCGATTTCGTCTTCCTCGGCGTGAAGCCGTGGATGATGGCCGAGACCCTCCGGGAGCTCGCCGACGACCTCGACCCGGACTCCGTGCTCGTGTCCATGGCCGCCGGCGTCGCCGCCGCGGACCTCGCGAAGCTCGCCCCTGAGAACCCGATCGTGCGGATCATGCCGAACACGCCGAGTGCCATCGGCCACGGCGTCATCGCACTGGCCCCCACCGCCGAGGTGACCGCCGCCAGCGTGGACACACTGAAGTCCCTGCTGTCGGGCGCCGGCCTCGTCGTCGATCTCGACGAATCCCAGATCCCGGCTATGACCGGAATCTCCGGGTCCGGAGTGGCGTACTTCTTCCTCCTCGCCGAAGCCATGATCGCCGCCGGCGTCAAGCAGGGCCTGAGCGAGGACGTCGCACGCCAGATGGTGGTGGCCACCGCCGACGGCGCCGGCCGACTCCTGACCGAGAAGCCCGATCCGGCCGCTCAACGCCAGGCCGTGAGCAGCAAGGGCGGAACGACCCTGGCCGGGCTCCAGCAGTTCCTCGACTCCGGGATCTTCGATATCGCCGAGGCGGCCGCGCAGGCGGCGGGGGACCGTTCCCTGGAGATGGAACGGGAGAACTCCGAGGTCATCAACGGCTGAGCCGTGCCGCCCCGCTCAAGGGAGTACCCGCTCAGGGGAGGACGTGGGACGAACGGGCGATCGACACGGCCTCGTGTCGGGTCCGTGCCGAGAGCTTGACCATCGCCGTGTTGAGATAGGACTTCACCGTCGACTCGCGCAGCGACAGCGCCTCGGCGATGCGGGCATTCGGCCAGCCCAAGGCGACGTGCGAGAGGATGTCGGTCTCCCTCGGTGACAGCCGCACCGCGGGAACCGGTGTCTGGAAGTTCTCCGGATTGTGTCCGGAGAGGATATCGGCCAGGCGCGCCTCGACGCCGGTGAGCTTCTCCCTGGTCTCCTCATCGATGACACCGGAGCGGATGGCCCGCAGCTCCGCGTAGGTGTGCCGCAGAGCTTCGCGACCGGAGGGATCCAGATCCGGGTAGATCGGTTCCCCTCTGACCGGGCCGCGCGGTACCTGCCGGTAGCCCAGTCGACCGAGATCGACCGAGAGCTGACGCACCCGACGGACGAGATCTCCCGTCTGCGGGGCTGCGGCGTTGTAGTCCGTGCGGTGGCCGCAGTAGACCATGCCGGTGACCTCCCCGCCGTGCAGGGTGGGGACGGCGACGAGGACGCGGATGCCCTCGCCGAGCACCTCCTCGTCGTAGTGATGAGTGATGAGAGGATCGACCTCGTAGTCGCGGGTGAGCTGCGGAGTGCCCTCGGTCATGGCCCGACCGCCGAGTCCCCTCCCGGTGCTGACGATGAGGGACGAGAGCAGGTCCTTGTCGGCGCCGGCGACGGCTTCGACCGCAACCGACCCCTCTTCGACCATGCCTCCGAAGACGACGTCGCCTGTGCCGCTCTCATGCAGGGAGTCGACGGCTTCGATGAACAGGCGGCGGGTCTCGACCTTGAGAGCCCGCGCTTCTTTGGCGTGCGCATTCATGTGAATAAGCTACCAACTTTCGGTGGTATTCCCCAGCGCATGCTCAACGTTACCTTTGGGTCATGTGATTCAGGACACTGATGTTCTGTCGACTCAAAGGAGAAAGAATGACTGACCCTGTCAACACCGGTGTCGACTTCCTCAAGGAGGAGGAAGACCCGGAGTTCAAGGCCCTCAAACGCAAGCGATTCTCAGTGGTGATCCCGCTGTCGATCGCGTTCCTCGTCTGGTACTTCCTCTACGTCATCCTCAGCACGTACGCGCACGACTTCATGTCGACGAAAGTCGTGGGGGAGATCAACGTCGGACTCGTCTTCGGGCTGCTGCAGTTCGTGACGACCTTCGCGATCACGATGTTCTACGTCTCGTTCGCCAACAAGAAGCTCGACCCTCCCGCGGAAGCGATCCGTGAACGACTGCAGGCCGAAACGGAAGGAACCCGCTCATGAGCACACTGGCAATCGGAGACTTCGTCGCTTCTGGAGTCGACCTCCTCAGTACCGCGACCACCGAGGTCGAGAACAACCCGGTCCTCAACATCACGATCTTCGCCGCATTCGTCGCGGTCACGATGTTCATCGTTCTGCGGGCCAGCCGCAACAACAGATCCGCCTCGGACTACTACGCCGGCGGCCGGTCCTTCACCGGACCGCAGAACGGCTTCGCCATCGCAGGCGACTACCTGTCTGCCGCATCCTTCCTCGGCATCTGCGGCGCGATCGCCGTCAACGGGTATGACGGATTCCTCTACTCCATCGGGTTCCTCGTCGCCTGGCTCGTCGCCCTGCTCATCGTCGCCGAACTCATGCGCAACACCGGCAAGTTCACCATGGCCGATGTGCTGTCCTTCCGACTCAAGCAGCGCCCCGTGCGCATGGCGGCAGCCCTGTCGACGCTGGCGGTCTGCTTCTTCTACCTGCTCGCGCAGATGGCCGGAGCCGGCGGACTCGTGTCGCTGCTCATGGGCATCGACGGCAAGGTCGGCCAGTCACTGGTCATCGCCGTCGTCGGCGCGCTGATGATCATCTACGTCCTCGTCGGCGGAATGAAGGGCACCACCTGGGTGCAGATCGTCAAGGCGATCCTGCTCATCGCCGGTGCCTTCGCCATGACCATCTGGGTGCTCGCGCTCAACGGCTTCAACCTCTCGACTCTGCTGTCGTCCGCCGTGGACAACGCCGCCGAAGGAGTCGGGGAAGCCGTCCTCAACCCGGGTCTGCAGTACGGTGAGAATCCGCTCGACTTCATCTCCCTGGCCCTGGCGCTCGTGCTGGGCACGGCGGGTCTGCCTCACGTCCTCATGCGCTTCTACACCGTCCCCACGGCGAAGGAAGCCCGCCGTTCGGTCGTGTGGGCGATCTGGCTCATCGGTGCGTTCTACCTCTTCACTCTCGTGCTCGGCTACGGTGCGGCCGCACTCGTCGGCGCCGATACGATCAAGAACGCTCCGGGCGGCGTGAACTCGGCGGCCCCGCTGCTGGCGCTCCAGCTCGGCGGGCCGCTGCTCATGGGCTTCATCTCCGCGGTCGCATTCGCCACGATCCTCGCCGTGGTGGCGGGCCTGGCGATCACGGCGGCGGCTTCGTTCGCCCACGACATCTACGCCAACGTCATCAAGAAGGGCAAGGTCGAGGACTCCGAGGCGGAGGTCAAGATCGCCCGCCGCACAGTGATCGTCATCGGTGCGGTCGCGATCATCGGCGGCATCGGAGTGCAGGGGCAGAACATCGCCTTCCTCGTGGCACTGGCCTTCGCCGTCGCCGCCAGCGCGAACCTGCCCACGATCGTGTACTCGCTGTTCTGGAAGCGCTTCACCACTCGCGGTGCCGTGTGGTCGATCTACGGCGGCCTGATCTCGGCGATGGTGCTCATCGCGTTCTCGCCGGTCGTCTCCGGTTCCGAGACCGCCATGATCCCCGGTGCTGACTTCGCGATCTTCCCGCTGTCGAACCCGGGCATCATCTCCATTCCGCTCGGCTTCGTCCTCGGCTGGATCGCCTCGATCACCGACAAGACAGTGGAGAGTCCCGAGCTCGCCGCCGAGATGGACGTCCGCGCTCACACCGGATTCGGCGCCGAGGAGGCTGTCGACCACTGATCCATCTGCCGACCGCGTGTTCACAGTGCAGACGAGCCGATTCGGTTCAGCGCGAATGCACCGTGGACACGCGGTTGTGGATTCAACAGGGTTTTGGCCGCGTCCACGTCCCTGCTGACCTTGCAGCTGTGTAGCCAAGTCGGCCATGGGCCATTGCCATGCGAGCCGCGGGGCCAGGTCCTAACTGAACTTCAGGCGGGTGCGGCGCCGTCGATGACTCGAACGTCGTGCACTGTTGAAAGTCCACAGACTCGAACTCCGAAAGGGTGTGGATGCACAGTCCGAGTCCACAGGCTGGAGAGGAGCCCTTGCCGTAGGCTCACGGGCATTGACAGCCTTGCCGCATGTACAACGTGGTCCGCACCAGTGAACTCAGAGCGCGCGGAGTGCAGAGCAGGTGCATCCGCGAAGCCATCGGCTGCTGCTTGCTTGCGCTTACGCAAGGGATGTATTCGGTCGTCGCTCACTGTTCGAACCCTCGGCACTCGGCGATTGCGGAATTCGTCACGGACGAAGCGTGGATCACGAGAGTTGCCGAGCAGACGGACCAGGAAACCGGCCAGCTTCGTTTCGAACTCCTCGACATGTTCGAAAAGCTGCGGGTGGCTTCGTATCCGCACTACCGGGTCGACGATGTGATCTGGGGAGTCTCCGCCGGGTTCGTTCATGACTTTCAGTTGTATCGTCCGCCCCGCGGAAAGGTATTCATCGCTCATCCGACGAGGCGGCACTCCAGCGCCGATGTGGCGAGGACCTCGAAGATCGTCCCGGAAGAAGACGTCGTCAGGCTTGGCAAGATGTCGCTGACAACGCCGATTCGCACGGCGTTTGATCTCATCGGACAGCTGGGCGAACCGGAAGGCTTCGCCGCGTTGGAGACTTGTCTGCGCAGGTCAATATTCGGTTCCGACGCTGGGGCGGACGAAGCGGCTCGATTCGGATATGCGCCGGACACACTGGCCTTGGCCGAGCGGAGTATTGCCGAAGACTTCCTGCCCGTGCTCCGCCGGCTGTCGAAAGGTCAGTCGAGGGCGCAGCGATTGCTGTCAGCGATCGGGCCGCTGTCGGAGAGCTATGCAGAGAGTCGCTTCGTGTACAACCTCATGCAAGTGAGACTGACCGGATTCAGCCAACAGGCAAGGATCTGGGATGGACGCGCAGTCCTCGCCCGTGTGGACTTTCTGCACAAAGAGTCGCGGACGATCGTTCTTGTCGACGGCTTCTCAAAATATGCCGACAACGGAGTCCGACTGATGCGAAAAGAAGTTCGCCAATACAACCGGCTGTTGGAGCTGGGGTTTCGAATCGTCCGGCTGAACTTCAACGAGGTGATCAATCTTGAAGAATGTGCAACCAAACTGTTCGGGCAAGCGCCAAACCTGAGGGCATTCGTTGCCCCAAGGAAGCGATCCGGTGCCCGGTAGTGGCGGATATGACGGCCGTGCCGAAGTGGCGTTGTCCGACGCGACCTCTGCCCAGGCTGTTTCACAATGCAGATGCACTGGTCTAGTTCGCTGCATACACACTTCGAACACGCGGATGTGGATTCAACGCTGCCGCCCATTTGCCTTTGGCTGAGGCGGGAAGCTGTAGACTGGTTCGAGTTGCCGTCGACGGCAGGTCTGCACCGGGTCTTACCTGGATGGATGCCTGCCGACCAGCGGTGACATGCGGGCGTAGCTTAATGGTAAAGCTTCGGCTTCCCAAGCCGATGACGCGGGTTCGATTCCCGTCGCCCGCTCTCACAACGTTGTGGTGAGGCTGCTTTGTGCAGTGATGAGGACACGGCTATCTCACATCAAGACGGCAGTCCCGCCAACCACTTGTCCCAGTCACCTTGAGCTACCTCTCCAGGTGCAGGTGCGCTAGCTCCCCTGCCCGGGCCGTGTCAGTGGCCCTCCGTATTCTCCCATCGATAGGGGTTGCCATAGTGGCATCCGGTCGGGCGAGGGGAGTGGAAAAGTGGACAAGAATGACGAATTCTTCCGTGTGGTCAAGCTGAGCAGTGAGCTCCGCGGGATCGACTCCGAGCTGATAGAGGTATCAAGGCGTCGTGCGGAGCGCGAGGCGATCGCGAATCTCGATCCGCACCTTCCACTCCGGCAGGAAGATGTAGCGTTCGCAGTCGGTCAGTGGGAAATCTATGCGGAACGGGGAGCTGAACTCCTCGAGTCCAGGGGAGATGCCGTGCAACGACTCCTCCCGGCATTCCTCAACCTCGTCGCACTCGAATTCGGCCGCTTGGATAAGAAATTCGGCACGAGGGAGTGGGGCGACACCGCAGAAAAATGCTTGGATGCAATTGAAACGGTGGCCCAGGCCTATGCACACCGACTCCAGCGGGCGATCAATCAGTGGAACCATGTCGCGGAAGCGCTGCTCGACATGTCGCACGGGCTGCCGGGACATGACTCGGAACGAGTGGCAGAATCGAACTCCTCCATCCCCTCCGGCCCATCAACTGAGTCAGCAGGACCGGCGATCAGACGGATCGGACCGACCGCCTCGGGCGGATATAAGGGGATCGAGGTGAACGGACGGGCGATCGAGATGATCAGTCACCACGAGACCATTGACGAATTTCTCAATACGGTCGAGTCTGGGATGAGGGAGATGCTGGCCGAAGCCAGAAAAAGCCTGCTCTCAGGCCCTGACTGCTCCACCGAGGTAGTTCTCGACCCGTCACCGTCGCATCTCATCTGGCGCGAGTCGTGACGCGAAAGCGGTGCGCCAACTGCTTCAAAATGCAGATGCGCTGATGAAGTTCCCTGCGTACACACTTTGAACCCGCGATTGTCGTCGAGCAGGTGCTGGACCCGCGGTTTACGCCAGGCAACTGACGCTCCCGCCGCCTTCCTTCCTATGGGCGGCCGGCGAAGCGGCCGAGCAGCTCGACGTGACCGGCGACGATGAGCAGGTCCTGTTTGCCCACTCGAGTCGTCGGATCGGCATAGGTGAAGTCGCGGCCGGGGCTCTTGATGCCCACGATCGTGACTCCGTACTTGTCGCGGACGCCGGACTCGCTGAGTGTGAAGCCCTGGATCTCTCGCGGGGGTCGCATCTTCACCACCGCGAAATGGCCTTCGTCGAACTCGATGTACTCCATCATCCGGGAGCTGACCAGGTGGGCGACGCGACGGCCCGCATCCGACTCCGGATAGAGGACATGGTGGGCGCCGATGCGATGGAGAATCTTGCCGTGCGACGGAGAGATCGCCTTCGCCCACACCTGCGTCACACCCAGGTCGACGAGGTTGGCGGTCGTGAGAACGCTGTCTTCGATCGAGGTGCCGATCCCGACGACGGCGGTCGAGAAGTCACCGGCGCCCACCTGGCGCAGTGCGTCGATGTTCGTCGAGTCGGCTTCGACGACGTGGGTGAGTTTGCCGCTCCAGTCCTTGACGAGCTCGGGATTGTGCTCGATGGCCATGACCTCGCGACCGAGTTTGGCCAGAGTCGCCGCGGTCGAGGACCCGAAACGTCCCAGTCCGATGACCAGGATTGAAGTGTGTTCGTTAGCCAACGACCGGCCTTTCTTCGGGGTAGCGGTACAGGCGCACCGAATCCTGCATAGACAGTGCAGCCGCCAGTGTAATCGTACCGAGTCGACCGATGAGCATGATCACCGACAGAACATAGAGACCCGAGTTCGGCGAGGTCGCCGACACCCCGGAGCTCAGGCCCACGGTGCCGAAGGCGGAGATCACCTCGAACAGCACCCGATCAAGCGGTTCCGCACTGATCTGCAGCATCGTCAGGGTGCCGATGAAGACGATCATCGCACCGGTGAGCAGGATCGAGATCGACAGTTTGATCGTCGACGACGTCAGCCGCCGACCGAACACATGCACGTCCTGCAGACCCCTAGCCTCGGCGTACGCAGCGAGGACGAGCACGGCCACCGTCGTCACCTTGATTCCGCCTGCTGTCGACGACGAACCGCCGCCGATGAACATCATAAGGTCCATGAGCAGGTGAGAGGCCTGGCTCATGTCCGCGACCTCCATCGTCGAGAAGCCGCCGGATCGGGGCATGACCGCCATGAACAGCACTTCGACGAAGGTGTGGCCGGCGTTCTTATCGCCCAGGGTGGCCGGGTTCGCCGACTCGAACAGCGCCAACAGCAGCAGCCCGATCGCCAGGACCGTCGTCGTGGTCGTCAGCGTCAGCTTCGTATGCAGATCCCATCGGCTGGGCCGGTTCCAGAACATCGCGACCATGAGCACGACCGGGAATCCCAGCGACCCGACGAACACCCCTGCCATGAGCAGGGACAGAATCCACGGATCGGAGGCGAAGTACGCCGCCCCGCCTTCGTGGATGGTGAAACCGGCGTTGTTGAAGGCCGAGATCGAGTAGAACACCGAGTACCAGATCGAGTCGCCGAGCGATTCCCCGCGGATGAGGAACCGTGGGAACAGCAGCACCGCGAGGATCGATTCGGCGGTGAAGATGGTGATGACCACGGCCTTGAGCAGCGAGCCGACCTGACCCAGATTGAGCGCCGAGGTGGCCTGCTGAGCGATCAGTCGCTGCCGGACTCCCAGCCTCCTGGAGACAGCCATGCCCAGCACCGAGGCGAGGGTGAGGATTCCGAGACCGCCGACCTGGATGCCGGCGGTGATGACCGAGATCCCGAAGTCCGACCAGTACTGTTCCGTGACGACGGGAGTCAGTCCCGTCACGCACACCGCCGAGACCGCCACGAACACGGAGTTCGCAATGTGCGTGGCCTGATCGACCGAACCGGGGTCGCGCATGCTCGCCGGCAGCATCAGCAGGATCGCGAACGCCGCGACGACGGCGACGAAGGACCCGATCGCCAGTTGTGCCGGTGAGGCCACGGCAAGGTCGTCGACGAAGTCACGGACCCACCGGCCCGGCTTCAGCAGCCGATCGAAGCGCGGCGAGGAATTCTTGGACACAATCACCATGGTAGAGCCGGTGGCCCCGGAATCGGCGCAAGTGAGCTGCGCCATATAGCATGGTGGGCATGGCCGAAAATGATGTGTATGTCGTTTGGGACGACGAGGTGACCGGTTACAACTTCGGTCCCAGCCACCCCATGCACCCCCTCAGGCTCGACCTGACAGCGAAGCTCGCCGTCGACTTCGGACTCTTCGACGCAGACAACGTCCACGTCAATCCCATCGGCGAGATCGATGAGACCAAGCTCGCCCGCCTCCACGACCCCGGCTACATCGCCGCGGTCAAGCAGGCCGGCACCGAGGAGGGCCTCGAGGAAGAGGACGCGAACCGATACGGCATCGGCACCGAGGATGTTCCCGGGTTCGAGAATATGCACACCGCTTCGGCGATGCTGTTCCAAGGCAGCGTCGACGCCGCGAACGCGATCATCTCCGGGGACTACCGGCGTGCGGTGAACTTCTGCGGCGGAATGCACCACGCGATGCCGGGCAAGGCCAGCGGCTTCTGCGTCTACAACGACGCCGCCGGTGCGATCACCGAATTCCTCGACGCCGGATACGAGCGCATCGTCTACCTCGACACGGACGCCCACCATGGTGACGGTGTGGAGACGTTCTTCTGGGACGACCCGCGCGTGCTCACGATCTCGATCCACGAATCGGGGAAGTTCCTCTTCCCCGGCACCGGGTTCCCCGCCGACATCGGGGGACTCAAGGCGGCCGCCTCGGCGGTGAATATCGCCCTGCCCCCGCGCTCGGGGGACGCGGACTGGCTGCGCGCCTTCGACGCGACGGTCCCGCAGGTCGTCGCCGCCTTCGAACCTCAGGTCATCGTCTCCCAGCACGGCTGCGACGGACACCGAGCGGACCCGCTGACCCATATGCGTCTGAGCGTGGACGCCATGCGGATCGCCGCCGAACGCATCCGCGACCTCGCCGTCGAGCATGCCGACGGACGATGGCTGTCCGTCGGGGGAGGGGGATACGCGATCATCGACGTCGTGCCCCGCGCCTGGACGAACCTCCTGGCCGTCGCCGCCGGACGCGATATCGACCCCGGCGCTCGGATCCCCGGCCGGTGGGCCGCCTACGCACAGACGAAGACCGGACGCGAAGCGCCGCTGTCGATGACCGACGGATTCGACGGCTCCTTCGAACCCTGGTCGAAGGGGTTCGACCCCGAAGCCGAACTCGACCGGGCCGTGATGGGCGCCCGGAAGAACATCTTCCCCTTCTACGCCCTCGACCCCTACTTCGACTGACCCGAATCGAACCCGATCCCCGAGTCCGCGCGGATCGTCTGGTGCTGCCGTTGTGGATCTGGACACAGTTTTGGGAAAGCAGGCGGCCAAGCGATAGAATTGCACGGTTAGTTCAATGGGCGGGCACCTGATGTTCACCCTCCACCGACAAGCACAAGGGGTACCCGAGTGGGCTCAGTCATCAAGAAGCGCCGCAAGCGTATGTCGAAGAAGAAGCACCGCAAGCAGCTTCGCAAGACACGTCACCAGCGTCGCAACAAGAAGTAAGACCCAACGGTCCTACGCCCC encodes:
- the glpK gene encoding glycerol kinase GlpK — encoded protein: MSQEKFILAIDQGTTSSRAIVFNYDGQIVSSGQLEHEQIFPRAGWVEHDPVEIIKNTNEAIGQALTRANINRHQLEGVGITNQRETTVIWNKNTGEPVYNAIVWQDARTQKVCDELAGDDGPDKYKDRVGLPLATYFAGPKAKWIFDNVDGVKEAAAAGDLLFGTMDTWVIWNLTGGVNGGIHVTDVTNASRTMLMNIDTLDWNPDIAADMGIPVEMLPEIRSCSEIYGYGAKNGLIIDTPICGILGDQQAATFGQACFEKGQAKNTYGTGNFMLINTGNEPVASKNGLLTTVAYKIGEDEAVYALEGSVAVTGSLVQWLRDNFGIINDAPEVETLAKQVDDNGGCYIVPAFSGLFAPHWESDARGVMVGLTRYVNKNHIARAALESVAFQSREVLDSMNLDSGVELTELKVDGGMVANETLMQFQADLLGVPVIRPEVIETTALGAAYAAGIAVKFWNGEEDVRKNWREDKRWNPSMDDETVDRLYRLWNKAVERSKGWVDEDTETLYG
- a CDS encoding sugar phosphate isomerase/epimerase family protein yields the protein MSKKSKSQRKVLTTKNSARSNSKRHKEYFDKHDVYEKDAHHVSENRIRLGLSSSSVSPMTVEETFTQAAKHGYDGVEIMVTHNTETRDVDLINGLARDTGLDVISLHAPTLLFLPRVLHKDHWEKLRITANLAKEVNADTVVLHPPFRWQGEYALGFVDGVRQVAQETGVKLAVENMYPWRAGLREIQVYYPDWNPLDEDYDALTFDFSHASTAGMNALETVGEIFDQLRHVHLTDGAGSLKDEHLVPGEGTMPVAETLQYLAKHNWQGDVVVEVNTRFVRKQSSREKMLADSIAFAREHLGLDEDVPRRNAHSHTRTSESRSARSGSADDES
- the proC gene encoding pyrroline-5-carboxylate reductase, with protein sequence MTTIASIGTGNMGTALIQGILAADAGITVRATTNSTASAQRLREALPTATVTSVEDDADANGKAVSGADFVFLGVKPWMMAETLRELADDLDPDSVLVSMAAGVAAADLAKLAPENPIVRIMPNTPSAIGHGVIALAPTAEVTAASVDTLKSLLSGAGLVVDLDESQIPAMTGISGSGVAYFFLLAEAMIAAGVKQGLSEDVARQMVVATADGAGRLLTEKPDPAAQRQAVSSKGGTTLAGLQQFLDSGIFDIAEAAAQAAGDRSLEMERENSEVING
- a CDS encoding helix-turn-helix transcriptional regulator yields the protein MNAHAKEARALKVETRRLFIEAVDSLHESGTGDVVFGGMVEEGSVAVEAVAGADKDLLSSLIVSTGRGLGGRAMTEGTPQLTRDYEVDPLITHHYDEEVLGEGIRVLVAVPTLHGGEVTGMVYCGHRTDYNAAAPQTGDLVRRVRQLSVDLGRLGYRQVPRGPVRGEPIYPDLDPSGREALRHTYAELRAIRSGVIDEETREKLTGVEARLADILSGHNPENFQTPVPAVRLSPRETDILSHVALGWPNARIAEALSLRESTVKSYLNTAMVKLSARTRHEAVSIARSSHVLP
- a CDS encoding DUF485 domain-containing protein, which codes for MTDPVNTGVDFLKEEEDPEFKALKRKRFSVVIPLSIAFLVWYFLYVILSTYAHDFMSTKVVGEINVGLVFGLLQFVTTFAITMFYVSFANKKLDPPAEAIRERLQAETEGTRS
- a CDS encoding solute symporter family protein, translated to MSTLAIGDFVASGVDLLSTATTEVENNPVLNITIFAAFVAVTMFIVLRASRNNRSASDYYAGGRSFTGPQNGFAIAGDYLSAASFLGICGAIAVNGYDGFLYSIGFLVAWLVALLIVAELMRNTGKFTMADVLSFRLKQRPVRMAAALSTLAVCFFYLLAQMAGAGGLVSLLMGIDGKVGQSLVIAVVGALMIIYVLVGGMKGTTWVQIVKAILLIAGAFAMTIWVLALNGFNLSTLLSSAVDNAAEGVGEAVLNPGLQYGENPLDFISLALALVLGTAGLPHVLMRFYTVPTAKEARRSVVWAIWLIGAFYLFTLVLGYGAAALVGADTIKNAPGGVNSAAPLLALQLGGPLLMGFISAVAFATILAVVAGLAITAAASFAHDIYANVIKKGKVEDSEAEVKIARRTVIVIGAVAIIGGIGVQGQNIAFLVALAFAVAASANLPTIVYSLFWKRFTTRGAVWSIYGGLISAMVLIAFSPVVSGSETAMIPGADFAIFPLSNPGIISIPLGFVLGWIASITDKTVESPELAAEMDVRAHTGFGAEEAVDH
- a CDS encoding potassium channel family protein — translated: MANEHTSILVIGLGRFGSSTAATLAKLGREVMAIEHNPELVKDWSGKLTHVVEADSTNIDALRQVGAGDFSTAVVGIGTSIEDSVLTTANLVDLGVTQVWAKAISPSHGKILHRIGAHHVLYPESDAGRRVAHLVSSRMMEYIEFDEGHFAVVKMRPPREIQGFTLSESGVRDKYGVTIVGIKSPGRDFTYADPTTRVGKQDLLIVAGHVELLGRFAGRP